In one window of Nakamurella alba DNA:
- a CDS encoding aminotransferase-like domain-containing protein has protein sequence MTGVLDVSGPVAARRISDYVAPSAFGASLGPAPADVIALTSGSPAAEAFPAAKLAEAFTAVLTDPARAPRALDYSAHQGHAGLREFIAGLEGVDAGRVVITNGALHALALPVLAGLDPGDQVVVENPLYPLALKVLQLPGAVPVPIDIDGDGLRVDLLADRLRAGLRPRAVYVVPDFHNPTGVTLSAQRRLDLVELAERYGFLVVSDNPYRWLRGHGDPVPDLDLASRQVVHSNTFSKVFGPGLRVGWTVLPESLVRPALEVRSRLDQHASSLTQEALAELVARRGFFDAVAGRAAALYAERGEIWVDALRSALGDRVRIEQPAGGLFSWPAFPGLADTTEFATRLLAAGVATVPGAQFTSTGGTDAPQHLRASFGQNTPPRLLRAAQIFAEVYSALDSEGRA, from the coding sequence ATGACAGGCGTTCTCGACGTGAGCGGCCCGGTCGCCGCACGTCGCATCTCCGACTACGTGGCACCCTCGGCGTTTGGTGCCTCTCTCGGCCCGGCCCCGGCCGACGTCATCGCGTTGACCTCGGGATCACCGGCAGCCGAGGCATTCCCGGCAGCGAAGCTGGCCGAGGCGTTCACCGCGGTGCTGACGGACCCCGCCCGCGCACCGCGGGCGCTGGACTACTCCGCCCACCAGGGCCATGCCGGGCTGCGCGAGTTCATCGCCGGTCTCGAAGGTGTCGATGCGGGGCGGGTGGTCATCACCAACGGCGCACTGCACGCACTGGCGCTGCCCGTGCTGGCCGGCCTGGATCCCGGCGACCAGGTGGTCGTGGAGAACCCGCTCTACCCGTTGGCACTCAAGGTGCTCCAGCTGCCGGGGGCCGTCCCGGTGCCGATCGACATCGACGGCGACGGGCTGCGGGTGGACCTGCTGGCCGATCGGCTGCGGGCCGGGCTGCGACCCCGCGCGGTCTACGTGGTGCCGGACTTCCACAACCCGACCGGTGTCACCCTGAGCGCGCAGCGGCGCCTGGACCTGGTCGAGCTGGCCGAGCGGTACGGGTTCCTGGTGGTCTCCGACAACCCGTACCGGTGGCTGCGCGGGCATGGCGACCCGGTCCCGGATCTGGACCTGGCGAGTCGACAGGTGGTGCACAGCAACACCTTCTCCAAGGTCTTCGGGCCCGGATTGCGGGTCGGCTGGACCGTGCTGCCGGAGTCGCTGGTGCGACCCGCCCTGGAGGTGCGGTCGCGCCTGGACCAGCACGCGTCCTCGCTGACCCAGGAGGCGCTGGCCGAGTTGGTCGCCCGACGGGGGTTCTTCGATGCGGTGGCAGGCCGGGCCGCGGCGCTATACGCAGAGCGCGGCGAGATCTGGGTGGACGCACTGCGGTCCGCGCTGGGAGACCGGGTACGGATCGAGCAGCCCGCCGGCGGGTTGTTCAGCTGGCCGGCGTTCCCGGGGCTGGCCGACACCACCGAGTTCGCCACCCGGCTGCTGGCCGCAGGGGTGGCGACGGTGCCCGGCGCACAGTTCACCAGCACGGGCGGAACCGATGCGCCGCAGCATCTCCGGGCGTCCTTCGGGCAGAACACTCCCCCACGGCTGCTCCGGGCCGCGCAGATCTTCGCCGAGGTGTACAGCGCACTGGACAGTGAGGGTAGGGCATGA
- a CDS encoding LLM class flavin-dependent oxidoreductase, which yields MTVQWPEGYRLETLAWTSPEASGLRDAMDAELRPRYADLIRDAAAAPAPVDPTQILFTLVVLAGAEPVATTSLKWTDGFAEIKRVYVAADHRRAGLAWRLLAEAGDRARALGIAELVLQTGFRQPEAMALYERSGWRAVPPFGPYEADTVVSRCYALRLDPLLIGVAVRAAGTDTATASAVTGLVQGWDRAGLDLAVLDDDSVADIARPAQLDAGLVASYLALRTRRVAILPVLETLHTEPFHLAKAVQTLDIVSGGRAGWQIGVATSAEQAALVGRRTAPQRPAAVAEAADVVEVARRLWDSWEDDAEIRDAATYRFVDREKLHHIDFSGDHFAVRGPSIVPRSPQGRPPVLTDDPALAATADIVRVRDLDTLATVRKVAPLTRVLWDLPAVGADRRSVPAGVDGIVLTGADGRALRPDDHQGIATVDRLLADAARHPVDGASLRDRLGLERPASRYAAPDRPAVTA from the coding sequence ATGACCGTGCAGTGGCCGGAAGGCTACCGGCTGGAAACGCTCGCCTGGACTTCGCCGGAGGCGTCCGGGCTGCGCGACGCGATGGACGCCGAGCTGCGGCCGCGCTACGCCGACCTGATCCGGGACGCAGCGGCAGCGCCGGCGCCGGTCGACCCGACGCAGATCCTCTTCACCCTGGTGGTTCTCGCGGGCGCCGAGCCGGTGGCGACCACCTCGCTGAAGTGGACCGACGGGTTCGCCGAGATCAAGCGGGTCTACGTGGCCGCCGACCACCGGCGGGCCGGGCTGGCCTGGCGGTTGCTCGCCGAGGCCGGTGACCGGGCCAGGGCCCTCGGGATCGCCGAACTGGTGCTGCAGACCGGCTTCCGGCAGCCCGAGGCGATGGCGCTCTACGAGCGGTCGGGCTGGCGGGCCGTCCCACCGTTCGGTCCGTACGAGGCGGACACCGTGGTGAGCCGTTGCTACGCCCTTCGACTCGATCCGCTGCTGATCGGGGTCGCGGTGCGGGCGGCGGGGACCGACACGGCCACGGCGTCCGCCGTCACCGGACTGGTGCAGGGATGGGACCGGGCCGGTCTGGACCTGGCGGTGCTGGACGACGACAGCGTCGCCGACATCGCCCGCCCGGCGCAGCTGGACGCCGGTCTGGTGGCGTCCTACCTCGCCCTGCGCACCCGGCGGGTGGCGATCCTGCCGGTGCTGGAGACGCTGCACACCGAGCCGTTCCACCTCGCCAAGGCCGTGCAGACGCTCGACATCGTCAGCGGCGGCCGGGCCGGCTGGCAGATCGGGGTGGCCACCTCTGCGGAGCAGGCGGCGCTGGTCGGCCGGCGGACCGCTCCGCAGCGTCCGGCCGCCGTGGCCGAGGCCGCCGACGTGGTGGAGGTCGCCCGCCGGCTCTGGGACAGCTGGGAGGACGACGCGGAGATCCGCGACGCCGCCACGTACCGGTTCGTCGATCGCGAGAAGCTGCACCACATCGATTTCTCCGGCGATCATTTCGCGGTCCGTGGGCCCTCGATCGTGCCGCGTTCGCCGCAGGGTCGGCCGCCGGTCCTCACCGACGACCCGGCGCTCGCCGCGACCGCGGACATCGTCCGGGTCCGGGACCTGGACACGCTGGCCACCGTGAGGAAGGTGGCGCCCTTGACCCGGGTGCTGTGGGATCTGCCGGCGGTCGGGGCGGACCGGCGGTCCGTGCCGGCCGGGGTGGACGGGATCGTGCTCACCGGCGCCGACGGTCGGGCGCTGCGCCCGGACGACCACCAGGGGATCGCCACGGTGGACCGACTGCTGGCGGACGCCGCCCGGCACCCGGTCGACGGGGCCTCGCTGCGCGATCGACTCGGGCTGGAGCGGCCGGCCAGTCGCTACGCCGCCCCCGACCGGCCGGCGGTGACCGCGTGA
- a CDS encoding FAD-binding oxidoreductase: MSSVLEELLAVLPSQVVSADDDVRAANAADVTGHLPGGPPAVVVFPETVEQVQTTLRVAHRLRVPVAVRGRGTGLAGGAAAPDAGIVLSTVRLNRIVSIDAVDQLAVVEPGVVTADLDRAAAEHGLRYAPDPASSEWSSIGGNIATNAGGLHCVKYGVTRESVLELEVVLADGSLLRTGHRTVKGVTGLDLVGLFVGSEGTLGVVVGAVVKLQPVPVATETLIAWADSTATAAAAVAAIMSSGGRPSVLELLDQATLQNIDGHSGTALAGQGDSLLLVQTDGWAADREADALLAVLAAAGADARKLSADEAETYVELRRSGRGPRPDLWTIGEDVAVPRSRLVEMIRTIEAIGQRHGLLVASVAHAGDGNLHPALSVAKRPGETAPPEVLRIAADELVRAALAVGGTISGEHGIGALKREWLADELGEPQLDLQRRIKAVFDPLGILSPDSFLAVTEERQLVP; the protein is encoded by the coding sequence GCCGCTGATGTCACCGGCCACCTGCCCGGGGGACCGCCGGCGGTGGTGGTGTTCCCGGAGACCGTCGAGCAGGTGCAGACCACGCTCCGGGTCGCGCACCGGCTGCGCGTCCCGGTCGCCGTCCGCGGCCGCGGCACCGGCCTCGCCGGCGGCGCAGCAGCCCCCGACGCGGGGATCGTGCTGTCCACGGTCCGGTTGAACCGGATCGTGTCGATCGACGCGGTCGACCAGCTCGCGGTGGTCGAGCCGGGAGTGGTGACCGCCGACCTGGACCGCGCGGCGGCGGAGCACGGGCTGCGCTACGCGCCCGACCCGGCCAGCTCGGAGTGGTCCAGCATCGGCGGCAACATCGCCACCAACGCCGGCGGACTGCACTGCGTCAAGTACGGGGTGACCCGCGAGTCCGTGCTCGAGCTCGAGGTGGTGCTGGCCGACGGCAGTCTGCTGCGCACCGGGCACCGCACGGTCAAGGGTGTCACCGGCCTCGATCTGGTCGGCCTGTTCGTCGGCAGCGAGGGCACGCTGGGTGTCGTGGTCGGCGCGGTGGTCAAGCTGCAGCCGGTGCCGGTCGCCACCGAGACCCTCATCGCGTGGGCGGATTCCACCGCGACCGCAGCCGCCGCCGTGGCCGCGATCATGAGCTCCGGCGGGCGGCCGAGCGTGCTGGAGCTGCTCGACCAGGCGACCCTGCAGAACATCGACGGCCACAGCGGCACCGCCCTCGCCGGCCAGGGCGACAGCCTGCTGCTGGTGCAGACCGACGGGTGGGCCGCCGACCGGGAGGCCGATGCACTGCTCGCGGTGCTGGCGGCGGCGGGCGCCGACGCGCGGAAGCTGTCCGCGGACGAAGCCGAGACGTACGTGGAGCTCAGGCGTTCCGGCCGGGGCCCCCGACCCGACCTGTGGACCATCGGCGAGGACGTCGCGGTCCCCCGGTCGCGGCTGGTGGAGATGATCCGCACGATCGAGGCGATCGGGCAGCGGCACGGCCTGCTGGTGGCATCGGTCGCCCACGCCGGTGACGGCAATCTGCACCCGGCGCTGTCGGTGGCGAAGAGGCCCGGGGAGACCGCACCCCCGGAGGTGCTGCGGATCGCGGCGGACGAACTGGTGCGCGCGGCGCTGGCGGTCGGCGGCACGATCAGCGGCGAGCACGGCATCGGTGCGCTGAAACGGGAGTGGCTGGCCGACGAGCTCGGTGAGCCGCAACTGGACCTGCAGCGCCGGATCAAGGCCGTCTTCGATCCGCTGGGCATCCTCTCCCCCGACTCGTTCCTCGCAGTCACCGAAGAAAGGCAACTCGTTCCATGA